CTGCCGCCATCGCTTTTTCTTCCGGCGTCAATTCTGCCAGCAACCCCGCGCGTTGCAAGACTTTATCTACCAACGTGTTTTCGTCTGCCGCGCGCGAGCGCAGCGCGCCGGGCTGGCGTTTTTCTAGCGGATGTCGTTTGCCATTCCCGCGCCGTTCAAGTTGCGCCACTTTTTTCTTGAGCGTCTCAATGTCGCGTTGCATTTGCTTCAGATCGGTTATTGTTACTGCCATCGCTCACCTCGCCTTCTGATCGCGATTCTACTGTATTCGCGCTTTTCCGTCAATCAAGATTGACGGTTGTCGAATTGTCGAAATCGTGTTTGACAAACCGCGCCAATTCTGCTACTATGCGGTTGATCGGGTGGCTTGTCGGACTCTGGGTTCAGAACCTTGACGAACGCAAGCTATAGAGCGCTGAAAGCGCCCCCCCGGTCTTTTTTATTGCAAAACGGCGAGAAACTCCATTTCAGTGATCCGTTTGTTTTCTTTGAATTCCCCGCGCCAAGTTCGAATTGCCAAATCGTGCGCGCGTGATTTCTTTCCGATGTGCCCAAAGGTAATTTGCCTGGAAGAAACACGGACACCTTCGCGGTGCCAGTACGCCAGAATCATCCCTTTGATTTCGCCTTCGTGTCCGAGATATTCGGCATCAATCACAACGTACTTGATCTTTGCAATTCGATTGCAGAGAAGTAGATACACTGCGGCTGCGAACATTCGCAACGCAATTCGTTTTTGAGAAAGTGGGTGCTTGCTTTTTTCGCGCAACGCGCGCGCCGCCGCGCGTTTGGTCGCGGCAGGAATTCGGATCGCGTATTGCAGATCGTTGGACAGCGCGAGCACCGTATCTGCGCGCACGTCTTCAATGTGAACACTCTGATCTATTTCGGTGTCTGACATGACAAGTGTTCTCCGTCGTGTATGGCTACACCTGCAAATACTTTTTCCGAATCTCTTCGTTCCGATTGAATTCCTCGACCGTGCCGTGGAAGCGAATGTGCCCATCGTCAATCACGTAGACGCGGTCGCTCAACGCGAGCGCGGACGCGATGTTTTGTTCCGCGATGAGCACGGTCAACCCAGTTTGCTTGAGTTGCTTGATGCGGTCTTCGAGCGTTTGCACCATCACCGGCGCGAGTCCTTCCATCGGCTCGTCGAGCAAGAGAAAATCCGGATTGCCCATCAACGCACGGCTGATCGCGAGCATTTTTTGTTCGCCGCCGCTGAGATAGCCGCCGCGCCGCGTCTCCATCGCTTTCAATTGCGGAAACAATTCGTACACGCGCGCGAGATCCCAGCCGCGCCCGCGCGCGGCTATGTCGAGATTTTCGCGCACGGTCAAATCCGCAAAGATGCGCCGGTCGTCCGGCACGTAGGCGATGCCGAGCCGCGCCAGCTGATACGATTCGCGTCCATTGACGACCTGATCTTTGAAAATCACTCTGCCCGCGCGCGGCGGCGTCAACCCGACAATGCTTTTTAGTGTCGTCGTCTTGCCTGCGCCGTTGCGACCCAGTAAGCAGACCGCTTGCCCGCGCGCGACCTCGAGCGACACGCCGAACAAAATGTGGCTCAAGCCATAGTAGGTGTGAATGCCCTCGACCTTAAGCACGCGCGCCTCCCAGGTACGCCTCTTGCACGACCGCGTTCTGGCGCACGATTTCCGGCTGGTCCTGAATGATCGTCTGCCCCTGGCGCATCACCATGATGCTCGTCGCGACCGAGAACACGACTTGCATATCGTGCTCGCAAAACAAAATCGTGATGCCGTGCGTTTGCGCGAGTCGTTTGATCAACTCCATCGTCGCGTGTGTTTCTTCCGGCGACATGCCGGCGGTCGGCTCGTCGAGAATCAGTAACCTGGGTTCGCTTCCCAATGCAATCGCG
This region of Chloroflexota bacterium genomic DNA includes:
- a CDS encoding ABC transporter ATP-binding protein, which produces MLKVEGIHTYYGLSHILFGVSLEVARGQAVCLLGRNGAGKTTTLKSIVGLTPPRAGRVIFKDQVVNGRESYQLARLGIAYVPDDRRIFADLTVRENLDIAARGRGWDLARVYELFPQLKAMETRRGGYLSGGEQKMLAISRALMGNPDFLLLDEPMEGLAPVMVQTLEDRIKQLKQTGLTVLIAEQNIASALALSDRVYVIDDGHIRFHGTVEEFNRNEEIRKKYLQV